A genomic region of Bosea sp. 124 contains the following coding sequences:
- a CDS encoding aldehyde dehydrogenase family protein, protein MTQHFINGRHVAGRSGETMAVLAPATGEEFTRIACGTAEDIDDAVKAARAAYEGAWGKLTAAERGRLIAKLGLKVLDHFDELARTEAQDTGKPMAQARADIDATARYFEFYGGAADKVHGHIIPFLNGYNVNVIHEPHGVTGHILPWNYPAQMFGRSLTAALAMGNAVVLKPAEEACQTALRLAVLASEVGFPDGAINIVTGRGHEAGAALSSHHGVDFMSFTGSPEVGKMVQHACADHLIPCTLELGGKSPQIVFDDADFDAAVPIVCKAIVQNTGQTCSAGSRVLVQERVYDDFIGAVTKEFTKLRAGTPEMDLDCGPVINAKQRGRVQSFIDNAREAGIPVIAEGQIAQGVPNGGFYVTPTLFGKVPRGNRLEQEEVFGPVLAAFPFTDEADAIKLANSTEYGLVAAVWTRDGGRQQRVAKKVRAGQVFINGYGAGGGIELPFGGTGKSGHGREKGFAALEEFAVTKTIVHKHG, encoded by the coding sequence ATGACCCAGCACTTCATCAACGGCCGCCATGTCGCGGGCCGCAGCGGCGAGACCATGGCCGTGCTGGCGCCCGCAACGGGCGAAGAATTCACCCGCATTGCCTGCGGCACGGCCGAGGACATCGACGATGCGGTCAAGGCCGCGCGCGCCGCCTATGAAGGCGCCTGGGGCAAGCTGACTGCTGCCGAGCGCGGCCGGCTGATCGCCAAGCTCGGCTTGAAGGTGCTCGACCATTTCGACGAACTCGCCCGCACCGAGGCGCAGGACACCGGCAAGCCGATGGCGCAGGCCCGGGCCGACATCGACGCGACGGCCCGCTATTTCGAGTTCTATGGCGGCGCGGCCGACAAGGTGCATGGCCACATCATCCCCTTCCTCAACGGCTACAACGTCAACGTCATCCATGAGCCGCATGGCGTCACCGGCCATATTCTGCCCTGGAACTATCCGGCGCAGATGTTCGGCCGCTCGCTGACGGCGGCGCTCGCCATGGGCAATGCGGTCGTGCTGAAGCCGGCCGAGGAGGCCTGCCAGACGGCGCTGCGCCTCGCGGTGCTGGCCTCCGAGGTCGGTTTCCCCGATGGCGCGATCAATATCGTCACCGGCCGCGGCCATGAGGCGGGCGCGGCGCTTTCGTCCCATCACGGCGTCGACTTCATGTCCTTCACCGGCTCGCCCGAGGTTGGCAAGATGGTGCAGCATGCCTGCGCCGATCATCTGATCCCCTGCACGCTCGAACTCGGCGGCAAGTCGCCCCAGATCGTCTTCGACGATGCCGATTTCGACGCCGCCGTGCCGATCGTCTGCAAGGCGATCGTCCAGAACACCGGGCAGACCTGCTCGGCCGGCAGCCGCGTCCTGGTGCAGGAGCGCGTCTATGACGACTTCATCGGCGCCGTCACGAAGGAGTTCACCAAGCTGCGCGCCGGCACGCCGGAGATGGATCTCGACTGCGGCCCGGTGATCAACGCCAAGCAGCGCGGCCGTGTCCAGAGCTTCATCGACAATGCCCGCGAGGCCGGCATTCCGGTGATCGCCGAGGGGCAGATCGCGCAGGGCGTGCCGAATGGCGGGTTCTATGTGACGCCGACGCTGTTCGGGAAGGTGCCGCGCGGCAACCGGCTGGAGCAGGAGGAGGTCTTCGGCCCGGTGCTCGCCGCCTTCCCCTTCACGGACGAAGCCGATGCGATCAAGCTCGCCAATTCGACCGAATACGGGCTTGTCGCCGCCGTCTGGACCAGGGATGGCGGGCGCCAGCAGCGCGTTGCCAAGAAGGTGCGGGCGGGCCAGGTCTTCATCAACGGCTATGGCGCCGGCGGTGGCATCGAGCTGCCCTTCGGCGGCACCGGAAAATCCGGCCACGGCCGCGAGAAGGGCTTCGCCGCGCTGGAGGAATTCGCTGTGACCAAGACGATCGTGCACAAGCACGGGTGA
- a CDS encoding zinc-dependent alcohol dehydrogenase family protein: MKIRAAVLNASPVSAPYAKSRPLSIQEVDLAPPGPGEVLVRVRAAGLCHSDLSVIDGNRPRPVPMVLGHEAAGEVVEPGPGVHDLKKGDRVIMVFVPSCGHCSPCSEGRPALCEPGNAANGVGELLGGGRRLSLSGKPVHHHVGVSAFAEHAVISRHSLVKLEADIPHEIAALFGCAVLTGVGAAVNTAKVRAGETVAVVGLGGVGLSALLGAAACGASRVIAVDLSEEKLAVARELGATDTFNAGDAGVIDAIRAATKGGVDHGLEMAGSVKALDLAYQITRRGGTTTTAGLANPAHTLSLAPVRLVGEERTLKGSYVGSCIPVRDIPRFVDLYQRGKLPVDRLMTSQSGLDGINEGFDALNEGRTIRHIIMM, from the coding sequence ATGAAGATCCGCGCCGCAGTCCTGAACGCCAGCCCCGTTTCCGCGCCCTATGCCAAAAGCCGGCCGCTTTCGATCCAGGAGGTCGACCTCGCTCCACCCGGCCCCGGAGAAGTTCTGGTCAGGGTCAGGGCCGCGGGCCTCTGCCATTCCGACCTGTCGGTGATCGACGGAAACCGGCCGCGGCCCGTGCCGATGGTGCTCGGGCACGAGGCGGCTGGCGAGGTGGTGGAGCCCGGACCGGGCGTACATGATCTCAAGAAGGGCGACCGCGTCATCATGGTCTTCGTGCCCTCCTGCGGCCATTGCTCGCCCTGCAGCGAGGGCCGCCCGGCCCTGTGCGAACCCGGCAATGCCGCCAATGGCGTCGGCGAACTGCTCGGCGGCGGGCGCCGGCTCTCGCTCAGTGGAAAGCCGGTGCATCACCATGTCGGCGTCTCCGCCTTTGCCGAACATGCCGTGATCTCGCGCCATTCGCTGGTGAAGCTGGAGGCGGATATTCCCCACGAAATCGCGGCGCTGTTCGGCTGCGCGGTCCTGACCGGCGTCGGCGCGGCCGTGAACACCGCCAAGGTCCGGGCCGGCGAGACGGTTGCGGTCGTCGGCCTCGGCGGCGTGGGCCTGAGCGCGTTGCTGGGGGCGGCCGCCTGCGGCGCCTCGCGCGTCATCGCCGTCGATCTCTCGGAGGAGAAGCTCGCCGTTGCGCGCGAACTGGGAGCCACCGACACCTTCAACGCCGGCGATGCGGGCGTTATCGACGCCATCCGCGCCGCGACCAAAGGCGGCGTCGATCACGGGCTCGAAATGGCGGGCTCCGTCAAGGCGCTCGATCTCGCCTACCAGATCACGCGGCGCGGCGGCACGACGACGACGGCGGGCCTCGCCAACCCGGCCCATACGCTCTCGCTCGCCCCCGTCCGGCTGGTGGGCGAGGAGCGCACGCTGAAGGGCTCCTATGTCGGTTCCTGCATCCCGGTGCGCGACATCCCTCGCTTCGTCGATCTCTACCAGCGCGGCAAGTTGCCGGTCGACCGGCTGATGACCAGCCAGAGTGGGCTCGACGGCATCAATGAAGGCTTCGACGCCTTGAACGAGGGCCGCACGATCCGCCACATCATCATGATGTGA